The proteins below come from a single Malus domestica chromosome 03, GDT2T_hap1 genomic window:
- the LOC139194342 gene encoding uncharacterized protein, whose amino-acid sequence MAISQSNRVTIGCKRGNRCNPILPLLVGLFGKLDELAPPLPITRHVHVQGWLPHSSPCYKINVDASWSKVPQSGFVSMVIRDAGGRFVATARYAILSLNVATAEVVALLHGGGLGSSLGCNSIIIESDSRESIDCLSRDFDSGS is encoded by the exons ATGGCCATTTCTCAGTCAAATCGGGTTACCATTGGCTGCAAACGAG GAAACAGATGCAATCCTATATTGCCTTTACTTGTTGGTTTATTTGGAAAGCTAGAT GAGCTTGCTCCTCCCTTGCCCATTACTCGGCATGTGCATGTTCAAGGGTGGCTTCCTCATTCTTCTCCTTGTTACAAAATTAATGTTGATGCGAGTTGGTCTAAGGTGCCTCAATCGGGGTTTGTTAGCATGGTTATTCGGGATGCGGGAGGGCGGTTTGTGGCGACGGCTAGATATGCCATTTTGTCCCTTAATGTTGCTACGGCAGAGGTTGTGGCTCTTCTGCATGGTGGTGGGCTTGGTTCCTCTTTGGGTTGTAACTCCATCATTATTGAATCGGATTCTCGTGAATCTATTGATTGTCTCTCTAGGGATTTTGATTCGGGCAGTTAG